The Aureispira anguillae genome contains a region encoding:
- the rsgA gene encoding ribosome small subunit-dependent GTPase A, with translation MEGIVTKSTGKWYIVKLEDGRLMNCRIKGKFRLGKIKLTNPIAVGDKVWVDQEKGLDTGMISKLFPRQNYVLRQSTRRKHYMHLIAANIDQAFIIVTIQDPMLKPGFIDRFLLTTESHNIPTYIIVNKSDIYTEDDIAIQKGLAQMYGEIGYPTILVSAQTGDGIDQLKALLQNKKTLLSGHSGVGKSSLVNAIQAGLELDTQEVSDYSGKGMHTTTFAQMYELETGGLIIDTPGIKEMGFINMDPVDVAHNFREIFDTSEHCKYGNCMHVNEPNCAVKDAVESGAISILRYQSYLSILEDVMGQNSWERQTDW, from the coding sequence TTGGAAGGAATAGTAACAAAATCAACTGGCAAGTGGTATATTGTCAAACTGGAAGATGGACGATTGATGAATTGTCGCATAAAAGGTAAGTTTAGATTAGGAAAGATTAAGCTTACCAACCCTATTGCTGTTGGCGATAAGGTGTGGGTAGATCAGGAGAAAGGTTTAGATACAGGTATGATTTCCAAACTATTTCCTAGACAAAATTATGTCTTGCGGCAATCTACTCGACGAAAGCATTATATGCATTTAATTGCTGCGAATATTGATCAAGCCTTTATTATTGTGACCATTCAAGACCCTATGCTAAAACCAGGGTTTATCGATCGCTTTTTGTTGACCACCGAATCGCACAATATCCCAACCTATATCATTGTTAATAAATCTGATATTTATACGGAAGATGATATTGCCATTCAAAAAGGATTGGCACAGATGTATGGGGAAATTGGCTATCCAACTATTTTAGTATCTGCACAAACAGGAGATGGTATTGATCAATTAAAAGCCCTATTGCAAAACAAAAAAACATTGCTTTCTGGGCATTCTGGAGTTGGTAAATCTTCTTTGGTTAATGCCATTCAAGCAGGCTTGGAATTAGACACGCAGGAGGTATCTGACTATTCAGGAAAAGGTATGCATACCACCACTTTTGCACAAATGTATGAATTAGAAACAGGAGGATTAATTATAGATACTCCTGGCATCAAAGAAATGGGCTTTATCAATATGGATCCTGTTGATGTAGCGCATAATTTTAGAGAGATTTTTGATACTTCAGAGCATTGCAAATACGGCAATTGCATGCATGTCAACGAACCCAATTGTGCCGTTAAAGATGCGGTGGAATCTGGTGCTATTAGCATTCTTCGCTATCAAAGTTATCTTTCTATTTTGGAAGATGTTATGGGACAAAATTCTTGGGAACGCCAAACCGATTGGTAG
- a CDS encoding SDR family oxidoreductase — MQKQTVYVFFSEANSIEANQIITDLKKANVNCIIDLPTVEKVEHITQNKEATGLLLVSDNYLKSIDETRHLDQLLAEEYTDQLIPILTHGRRPKNGAVDQVEVYPTQIQTLNNVMYYRDFWYEEWIALRKKSKNATSEEREELDELKEIAKKMSVGSISTFIRKINNIPTVDWDDFCANDYQVFFDKTGLDKTALKEQEENVVENEFVDETPQEEISKELETPTVEQEEVVVAAAPIVGTEENKEEQEEIPAIEEEIDEEILEEIEEEVTAFVEETNTIEEELSEEEEPLELEEAVVAEMLEEVVEQEEEQEAIVEQEEEAPFSLEGLENLEEVDADAILEQYTIDEVEDVDILFHIAESQAEDGEFDEARHCYERILKIDPYNGRALIWLARLLTRHYEDEILEAAQMYRKAIMVNDENAGLYYEYALVQKDHFQAYNKASDSFREALLIDSSYEDAYLGLAQCQREMGMLDQAKANYLQACVLDAPRFQTTENDDYFGVIRMVEAVEEEEIDATVLEEREYPASPNANTVVMVTGASSGIGRAIAGQFIMGGYKVIITGRRTERLNDFKEMMEEHLEEAQIHTLSFDVGDLDAVKAAVDSLPEGWADIDILINNAGLAKGFAPVHEGNVEHWETMIDTNIKGLLYMSRVITPEMVKRQKGHVINLGSVAGTQVYAGGGVYCATKAAVDSLTRSMRLDLYEHNIKVTSVSPGHVDATEFATVRYEDSDKAKIYEDFKPLSAKDVADTVYYIATRPEHVNIQDVLMFGTQQASVRDVNRSGRKED, encoded by the coding sequence ATGCAAAAGCAGACTGTTTACGTATTCTTTTCGGAAGCGAACTCAATTGAGGCGAACCAAATTATAACAGATTTAAAGAAGGCAAATGTCAATTGTATTATTGATTTGCCAACGGTCGAGAAGGTAGAACACATAACTCAAAATAAAGAGGCAACAGGACTTCTTCTTGTAAGTGACAATTATTTAAAATCTATTGATGAAACACGACATTTGGATCAATTGTTAGCGGAAGAATACACCGACCAGTTAATTCCTATTTTAACACACGGTCGCCGCCCCAAAAATGGTGCTGTTGACCAAGTAGAAGTTTATCCTACCCAGATCCAAACGCTTAATAACGTCATGTATTATCGTGATTTTTGGTATGAGGAATGGATTGCTTTGCGCAAAAAATCTAAAAATGCGACGAGTGAAGAAAGAGAGGAGTTAGACGAACTAAAAGAGATTGCTAAAAAAATGTCTGTTGGTAGTATTTCTACTTTCATTCGAAAGATCAATAATATTCCCACTGTTGATTGGGATGATTTCTGTGCAAATGATTATCAAGTGTTTTTTGATAAAACGGGATTGGACAAAACTGCTTTGAAAGAACAGGAAGAAAATGTCGTTGAAAATGAGTTTGTTGATGAAACGCCTCAGGAAGAAATAAGCAAAGAGTTGGAAACACCTACTGTTGAACAAGAGGAAGTGGTTGTAGCAGCTGCGCCTATCGTAGGAACGGAAGAAAACAAAGAAGAGCAAGAAGAAATACCTGCTATAGAGGAAGAAATTGATGAGGAAATTCTTGAAGAAATTGAAGAAGAAGTAACCGCTTTTGTAGAGGAAACGAATACTATTGAAGAAGAACTATCTGAAGAAGAAGAACCTTTAGAATTGGAAGAAGCTGTTGTTGCTGAAATGTTAGAAGAAGTGGTCGAGCAGGAAGAAGAACAAGAGGCAATAGTGGAGCAAGAGGAAGAGGCTCCTTTTAGTTTGGAGGGACTAGAGAATTTAGAGGAAGTAGATGCAGATGCCATTTTGGAACAATATACCATTGATGAAGTAGAAGATGTTGACATCTTGTTTCATATTGCAGAGAGCCAAGCAGAGGACGGTGAGTTTGATGAAGCTAGACATTGTTACGAACGTATTCTAAAAATAGATCCTTATAATGGACGTGCTTTGATTTGGTTGGCTCGTTTGCTGACTCGTCATTATGAGGATGAAATCTTAGAAGCGGCGCAGATGTATCGCAAAGCAATTATGGTGAACGATGAAAATGCAGGGTTGTATTATGAATATGCTTTGGTTCAAAAAGATCATTTTCAGGCTTATAATAAGGCGAGCGACTCTTTTAGAGAGGCTTTGTTGATTGACTCTTCTTACGAAGATGCTTATTTGGGCTTGGCGCAATGCCAGCGAGAAATGGGCATGCTTGACCAAGCAAAAGCAAATTATCTGCAAGCCTGTGTTTTGGACGCTCCTAGATTTCAAACCACAGAAAACGACGACTATTTTGGTGTGATTCGAATGGTAGAAGCAGTCGAAGAAGAGGAAATTGACGCTACGGTCTTAGAGGAGCGTGAATATCCTGCTAGCCCAAATGCCAATACTGTTGTTATGGTAACAGGAGCAAGCTCAGGTATAGGTCGAGCTATTGCTGGTCAGTTTATTATGGGAGGGTATAAGGTCATTATAACAGGACGTAGAACCGAACGATTGAATGATTTTAAAGAGATGATGGAAGAGCATTTGGAAGAAGCGCAAATTCATACCTTATCGTTTGATGTGGGCGATTTGGATGCTGTCAAAGCGGCTGTGGATAGCCTTCCTGAAGGTTGGGCAGATATTGACATTTTGATTAATAATGCAGGTCTAGCAAAAGGTTTTGCTCCTGTGCATGAGGGGAATGTAGAGCATTGGGAAACAATGATTGATACCAATATCAAAGGCTTGTTGTACATGAGTAGAGTCATAACCCCTGAAATGGTAAAACGCCAAAAAGGGCATGTGATTAATTTAGGTTCTGTAGCTGGCACACAAGTATATGCAGGTGGCGGCGTTTATTGTGCGACCAAAGCGGCTGTTGATTCATTGACTCGTTCTATGCGTTTGGATTTATACGAGCACAACATCAAGGTAACTTCTGTTAGCCCAGGGCATGTTGATGCTACAGAATTTGCTACTGTACGTTATGAGGATAGCGACAAAGCAAAAATTTATGAAGATTTCAAACCACTATCAGCAAAAGACGTTGCCGATACAGTTTATTATATAGCCACTCGTCCTGAGCATGTTAATATTCAAGATGTTTTGATGTTTGGAACACAACAAGCCTCTGTTAGAGATGTTAATAGAAGCGGTCGCAAAGAAGACTAA
- a CDS encoding NADase-type glycan-binding domain-containing protein: MNFKLILSALLVTNVWMTAKAQLPVVQAKGGEGIAIDWNTMAEKGTAEDGLGFFHNPCAQGTTPMHVSSTLKGQGSKTYKLQNLADDNPMTAWVEGVLGYGIGEWFEVKAITVNRIYNGYQSSAKNWKDNSRVKRFKVYLDGAPICFLDLTDEMGAQHFELPHRPNWETKANFKFEIVEVYKGDKWDDVCISHVDHVACCFAPTTQISLANNWSQAINTIKEGTPLLGIDLNTATTFESNVQLTTNQRHLTLLEVATASHEIAITPDHPLYIEGRGFISLGQLMVDQNYKDWDALEQAELNVMVYDKALGKTKFEKINTIKKIEGDFDTYTILSIAKGSTYIANGFVNKVY; this comes from the coding sequence ATGAATTTTAAATTAATCCTAAGTGCTTTATTGGTGACAAATGTCTGGATGACTGCAAAAGCTCAGTTACCTGTTGTACAAGCAAAAGGAGGGGAAGGAATTGCTATTGATTGGAATACAATGGCAGAAAAAGGAACGGCAGAAGATGGACTTGGTTTTTTTCATAATCCTTGTGCGCAAGGAACAACTCCTATGCATGTATCTTCTACACTCAAGGGACAAGGATCAAAAACGTATAAGCTGCAAAATTTAGCAGATGATAACCCAATGACGGCTTGGGTAGAAGGGGTCTTGGGCTATGGAATAGGAGAGTGGTTCGAAGTCAAAGCAATTACGGTCAATAGGATTTATAATGGCTATCAATCCAGTGCTAAAAATTGGAAAGATAATTCTAGAGTAAAACGATTTAAGGTCTATTTAGATGGTGCTCCAATTTGTTTTTTGGATTTAACGGATGAAATGGGAGCACAGCATTTTGAATTGCCTCATCGTCCTAATTGGGAGACAAAAGCGAATTTTAAATTTGAAATCGTGGAAGTGTACAAAGGAGATAAATGGGACGATGTTTGCATTTCTCATGTTGATCATGTGGCTTGTTGTTTTGCCCCAACTACCCAGATTAGTTTAGCGAACAATTGGAGTCAAGCGATTAATACAATAAAAGAAGGAACACCCTTGTTGGGGATAGATTTGAATACTGCCACGACCTTTGAGTCTAATGTTCAGCTGACAACCAATCAACGCCATTTAACCTTACTAGAAGTCGCAACAGCATCTCATGAGATTGCTATTACCCCAGACCATCCGCTTTATATTGAAGGGCGTGGCTTTATTTCCTTGGGGCAGTTGATGGTAGATCAAAATTATAAGGATTGGGATGCATTAGAACAGGCTGAACTTAACGTTATGGTTTATGACAAAGCGTTGGGAAAAACAAAATTTGAAAAAATTAATACCATCAAAAAAATAGAGGGTGATTTTGATACCTATACCATTCTTTCTATTGCTAAAGGAAGCACCTATATTGCCAATGGTTTTGTTAATAAAGTTTATTGA